DNA from Diaphorobacter limosus:
ACTCGACCTCCGGTGCGTGCATGGCATACAGCTTGTTCTTGTCTTTGGGTTGCTGGGTGCGGATGCGCTCGGCGCGCTGCATCAGATCGTGCAGGGCGGTCAGCGCCTCGGCCGGCACTTGAGGCATCTGCTTGATCTTGCGCCCCACCTCGCGCAACACGATGCCGAGGATGGTGCGCTGGCGCTTGACGGTCTTCTTGAGTCGCTTGAACTGCTTGGCATGGGCGTAGCCGCCGGCCTTGCGCCGCAAGGCCTTGCCTTCGCGCACAAAGGTCTGCTTCAGGGCAATGCCCGCCCGCTTGGCGGCGATCACCACCTTGTGGCGGGCGATCTCCAGCAGGCGTGAGTCCACCGGGTGGGCAATGGCCTTCTCCTGCACCGTGGTGTCCACGATCAACCGCTCGAACTCGGCGGGCCCGATGGCCCTGGAGGTGACGGCCGTGTCGATGGTGGCCTTGAGCAGTTCTTCCACGCCGGCCTCGCCAATCGCTGTACGAAAGCGTCCGATCTGCGTGGCGTCACACGGCAGGCGTGGTTCGTAGAAGCGCATGCCGCTGAAGTGCTGCCAGACCACGTTCTCCGCCCAGCGCTGCACCAGCTCCTCGTCGCTGAGCTTGTTGGCGTGCTTGAGGTACAGCAGGCTGGCCATCAGGCGGATGGGCAGGCGCGGACGGCCTGCGGCGGCGACTGCGCCGCCAGCCACTTGCACAGAAGGGCCAAACAGGTCGTCTTGTGCCACTGCACGGCCCTCGCGTGCCTGGCGAGCAAAGTGCGGTGCCAGCGCTGCCTCGATCTGTGCCCAGGGCAGGCGGCTGGCGAGCACCGCCAGCGGGTGGTGCAGGTCGATCATCTCGGCCAGTGGTTGGCGGAAGAAGTCGGCGGTTTGACCGGGCTGGGGCATCACAAAACTCTCAGAAATCAATGGCTGGTGAATTGATTCTCGGGGGATGGAGCTGTCGGGGAAACAGCGCAAACCCAGTGTTTATGGGGGCTGGCTGAGTTTTGCAGGGCCGACTTGATAGGTCGACTTCGCTGCCTGCGCAAAGTCGGTCAGCGCCTTGCGCAAACGCGCCTCTGCGGCCAGCCAGTCCGCCCGCTCCTCTTGGGCAAAGAGACCTGTGCCTTTGCCCACATAGACTTGACGAATCAGGCTCGGTAGCTCACGTTCCACCTGAAGCAAGACCCCCAGCTCGGGCAGCCCCTTGAGCAACCGCAAAGTCTTGTCAAATAATTCGGCGTCGAGGGGATCCAGGCTGGACGCGAACTGCTGGCGCAACTCTCGCTCTGCCGGCGGGGCAATGGCAGCGACCACATGACCGTGTTCGATCAACGGGCGGTCTTTGGCCTTGACACCTGCTTCGTGCCAGGCGCGCTGGGCCCGCAACCACAGCGCCAAGGAGGCGATTTGGGCGGCACGCGGATCAATGTCCACACCGTAGATGTTGTGCTCGATGATCAGGCGAGGAACATCGCGCAGAAATGACTCTTCGTCCGCGAAGGTTTGGCACAGGGGTTTCAGCGAAAGCTGAGGCTGCGTCGACACATCCAGCGAGCCTGGCCCGTGCTGCTGCTCCCAGGCCCATGCCTCACGGTAGATCTCGGCGAACAGGTCAAAGGCGTAGAGGCCAAAGTGCATGGATCCACAAGCTGGGTCCAGCAGCTTCAAGGTGCGCGGGTCGCGAACCACATGGAAAGCGATGACGTTCGGCTTTTGCTGCACATCGTCCGCTTTGAGGCGGTCCACGATGGTTTGGCAAGCACCCACGAACCAGCGATCTTGGTAGACGCTGCCATCGCCACCATGGCGGTCGGCCCGGCAAATGAGAAACACACCGTCCCACAGCTCTTGCGTGGACAACGATTCATAGCGCTGAGCGCGCAAGGCTGCTTCAAGCCGCTGGAAATAGTCGCCCCAGGTGTCGTTGTGGTGGCGGTCGTAGGTGTTGACGCAGTGCGCAAACTCGATCATCGCCTGCACACCGGCTTCGCTGGTGTCGAAGGCGGGTAGTTCTGACCACTGGCCTGCTTGAACGAGCGCTGCAACCGAGCCTGGGCGCAAGTCGTCTGCGTCAAACCGACGGAGAAAAACATCCCGTGAGGTGCAGAGCAGGTACTGGCAGCGGTCCTTGAGCGCGGTGGTGCCTTGGGTGGCTTGGTACCAGACGCGGCCCAGGGTGTTGTCCACCAAAAACTCAACCACGTAACGCGGCGTGAAGAACTGGTTGCGAACAGCCAGCTCACGGCTGTTGCGCGGCGCCTGGCTGGCCTCGCGCATCGCCTTGCGCTCTTCTTTCGAGTTGAAGTACTGGTAGATCCACCCGATGGTTTCGTCTTCAGCCCACAAGGGGGTGATGTCGGGGTGGTTCAATTCGTCCAGCAAGGCGCGCAGCGCCGTCTCGCGCGGGAACAGCAGGCCGTTGGCCGCAAAACGATCGAACAGGCCTTGCAGCTCTTGAGCCAGTTCGTCGAACAGGCTGAACAGGTAGGCCTGATAGGCCTGCCCGGTTTCCCCCAGAGCGGTGCCGGCCAAGCGTGCGTAGCTTTGAAAGCCTCTGGACTGGTAGGCCTTGCTGACCGACTCGAACAGCTGGCCGCGAGCCTCCATCATCAACAGCGCGGCCATGCGGTTGAGCACGGTAAAGGCCTGCTCGCGCACCATGCGATCGATGACGGCGATGCGGTGTTCGGTATCGTCCGCGTCAGCGCCCAGGTAGTGGCCCAGCACCTGGCGCAGCACTTGGGCGGTGTGGCGTTGGCGATCGTCCAGGTGGGTCAGCCGCGCCATGGGCGTGACGTCACCGGTTCTGGGGTCCAGGCCATAGACCTGCTGCAGCTGGATGCTGAAGTCGTCACTGAGCAAGGCCCGGCAGGCGTTGACCAGTTTCTGCAGGCGCCCGCGGGTGTTTTGGAGCTTGTCAGAAATTTTGTGTGTGAGGCATAGCATGTCGACAAGGAGCATGAATGCCACGCAAGACCAAACCCACCGCTTTGGCGGACCAGGCGGCACAGCCGCAATTTCACATCCCGGCCGAGCTGCTTGACCAGTTGGTGACCGGGCCCATGACGCCAGGCCAAGTCCAAGGGCTGTTCGATCAGTTCAAGAAGTCAATTCTTGAGCGGGCGCTGGGCGCCGAGATGAGTCATCACCTAGGCTATGCGCCCGGCCAAGCCAAGCCCACAGGCGGATCAGCCAACCACCGCAACGGCAAGAGCACCAAGACCGTACTGACCGATGTGGGGGCGCTGCGCATCGATGTCCCACGCGATCGCGAAGGCAGCTTCGAGCCGCAGCTCATTGG
Protein-coding regions in this window:
- a CDS encoding IS5 family transposase; the encoded protein is MPQPGQTADFFRQPLAEMIDLHHPLAVLASRLPWAQIEAALAPHFARQAREGRAVAQDDLFGPSVQVAGGAVAAAGRPRLPIRLMASLLYLKHANKLSDEELVQRWAENVVWQHFSGMRFYEPRLPCDATQIGRFRTAIGEAGVEELLKATIDTAVTSRAIGPAEFERLIVDTTVQEKAIAHPVDSRLLEIARHKVVIAAKRAGIALKQTFVREGKALRRKAGGYAHAKQFKRLKKTVKRQRTILGIVLREVGRKIKQMPQVPAEALTALHDLMQRAERIRTQQPKDKNKLYAMHAPEVECIGKGKARKPYEFGVKVSVAVTHRQGLMVGARSFTGNPYDGHTLAEQLEQVTILTEDTGRSPKQVVVDLGFRGVDAHNPGVEIIHRGKFKSLTSAHRRWLKRRQAVEPAIGHLKHDNGMDRCWLKGSMGDALHAVLCAAGYNIRWLLRAIVRLGLKGLFAPLLARLWIWAAALAMATQARRTRCGSLGWMLR